DNA sequence from the Armatimonadota bacterium genome:
CCTCCGGGTCCCCGTCGGCGTGGTGTGCGCCATCACGCCCTTCAACTTCCCCTTGAACCTCGTGGCCCACAAGGTGGCCCCGGCCCTGGCGGCGGGGAATGCGGTGGTGCTCAAGCCCGCCACGTATACGCCCCTCACGAGCCTCCTGCTCGCGCAGCTCCTGGAAGAGGCCGGGCTCCCCCCCGGGTACCTCAACGTGGTGGTGGGAAGCGGGCGCACGGTGGGCGAGGCCCTGCTCCGGCATCCCGGGATCGCCCTCTATACCTTCACCGGGAGCCCGGAGGTGGGTGAGCGCATCAAGGCCGCCACGGGCCTCCGTCGCGTGATCCTGGAGCTCGGCAACAACTCCCCCAACATCGTGGCCGAAGACGCGGATCTGGATCAGGCGGCGCAGCTGTTGGCCCGGTTCGCGTATCTCTATGCCGGACAGTTCTGCATCTCCGTCCAGCGCATCTACGTGGAAGAGCCCGTCTACGAGGCCTTCCTGGAGAAGTTCGTGGCATCTGCCCGGGCCATGAAGCTGGGAGATCCCGAGGACCCCGAGACGGACATCGGCCCCATGATCTCCGAAGCGGACGCCCAGCGCGTGGAAGCCTGGGTGGAGGAGGCTCTCCAGGGCGGCGCGAAGCGGGTGCTGGGTGGCCCGCGCCAGGGCGTGCTGTATCCCGCCACGGTCCTGGTGGACGTGCGGCCGGAGATGAAGGTCGTCTGCCAGGAGGTCTTCGGTCCCGTGGCCTCCGTGGTGGCGTGCTCGAGCTTCGAGGAGGCCCTGGAGCAGGCCAACCGAACCGAGTACGGTCTGCAGGCGGGGGTGTTCACCCGCGATCTCCGCAAGGCCATGCGGGCGGCCCGGACCCTGCGCATGGGCGGGGTCATCATCAACGACACCTCCGGCTACCGGGTGGACCTCATGCCCTATGGGGGTGTGCGGCGAAGCGGCATCGGACGGGAAGGCCCCCGCTACGCCATCGAAGAGATGACGGACCTGCGCCTCATCGTGCTGAATCCTTAAGCCGTCGGTGTGGAGGCGCGGTAAGCGAAGCCTCGGGCGCCCCCATCCCAGAGCTCGCAGGCCTGCCACCTTCTGAGCCCGTGTGGAGGTGTTGGATGGAGACGCGGTGGATCGGGAAACCCCTGCGGCGTCGGGAGGATGGGCGGTTCCTCCGGGGGGAGGCCCGTTACCTCGACGACCTGGTCTTCCCGGGGACGCTCCACATGGTGGTGATCCGGAGCCCCTATGCCCACGGGGTGCTCCGGGCGATCCGGACGGAGCGGGCCCGGGCCTGCCCTGGGGTGGTGGAGGTGGTCACCGCGGAAGGCCTTCCCCCGGACCTGCAGGGGGTCCCCCCCGCGCCGGTGGAAGGAGCAGAGGTGGCATCCGTCCCGCATCCGCTGCTTGCCCGGGACCGGGTGCGGTACGTGGGAGAACCCGTGGCCGTGGTGGTGGCGGAAAGCCGGGCCGCGGCGTACGACGCCGCGGCGGAGGTGGAGCTGGACGTGGAGCCGCTGCCCGCGCTGGTGGAGGTCCAGGAGGCGTTACGGGGGGAGATACGGCTTCACGAATCCGTCCCGGACAACGTGCTCTTCCGGTGGCACCGGGCGGGAGGGGAGGTCGAGACGGCATTCCGGAAAGCCGCACGGGTGGTGCGGGGCCGCTTCCGGATCCCCCGCCTGGCCGCGGTCCCCCTCGAGCCCCGCGGGGCGCTTGCCTCCTATGACCCGGGCACGGAGACCCTCACCCTGTGGTGCTCCGCCCAGGGACCGCACCAGCCCCGGGCGCAGCTCAGCCGGATTTTGCGGCTCCCCGAGGACCGGATCCGGGTGGTGGTGCCGGACGTGGGAGGGGCTTTCGGGAGCAAGGGGAGCCTGCCACCGGAGGCGGCCCTCGCGGCATGGCTGGCCATGCGGTTGGGGCGCCCCGTGAAGTGGGTGGAAACCCGTCGGGAGAACCTCCAAGCTTCCTACCAGGGCCGGGGACTGGAAGCGGAAGTGGAGATGGCGGTGGATGAGACCGGGCGCTTCACTGGGGTGCGGGCCACCCTATGGGCCGACGTGGGTGCCTATCTCTACCCTTCGACCGTCATCCCGCCCGTTACCACCGCCCTGCTGCTCACGGGTGCCTACACCGTCCCCGCTGCGGAGGTCACGGTGCTGGGGGTGGCCACGAACAAGGTTCCGACCGGACCCTACCGGGGCGCGGGGCGTCCCGAGGCCGCCTACCTCGTGGAGCGCATGGTGGACCTCGTGGCCCAGGAGATGGGCGTGGATCCCGTGGAGCTGCGCTTCCGTAACCTCATCCCTCCAGACGCCTTTCCGTACCGCACCCCCCTCGGGTTCACCTATGACTCCGGGAACTACCCTCAGGCCCTGCAGCGCCTGCAGGCCCTCCTGGAGGCAGAGGGATGGCGGACCTTGCGGGAGCGGGCCCGGGTGGAAGGGAGGCTTGTGGGGATCGGGGTGGCGCTGTACGTGGAGCGGGTGGGAGCCCGGGAGTGGGAGAGCGCCTCGGTCTCCGTGCTCCCCTCCGGCCGGGTGGTGGTGCGCACGGGGTCCACCGCCCACGGTCAGGGACACGAGACCACCTTCGCGCAGATCGCGGCGGAACTCCTGCACCTGGACGTGGCGGACATCACCGTCCAGTACGGCGACTCCGCGATGGTCCCCCCGGGGGTGGGAACCTTCGGGAGCCGTTCCACCACCATCGGGGGGTCCGCCCTGGTGGTGGCGCTGGAGAAGATCCGGGAAAAGGCTGCGCACATCGCCGCCCACCTGCTGGAAGCGGCGGAGGCGGACCTCGAGTGGGCAGAGGGGAAGCTGCGGGTGCGTGGGTCTCCCGACCGGGCGATCTCCTGGCAGGAGATCGCAGCCGCCGCGTATCAACCCGGCCGTCTTCCGCGGGAGGTGGAGCCGGGGCTCAACGCGTACGGGTACTTCGCCCTGCCAGGGCTCGTGTTCCCCTACGGCGCGTATGGGGCCGTGGTGGAGGTGGATCGGGAGACGGGGGAAGTCCGGCTGTTGAAGCTGGTGGCGGTGGACGACGCGGGACGCATCGTAAACCCCCTCCTCGCGGAAGGACAGGTACGGGGCGGGATCGCGCAGGGGATCGGACAGGCGCTCCTGGAGGAGGTGGTGTACGGAGGAGACGGGCAGCTTTTGACCGCGAGCCTCGCGGAGTACGCCCTGCCGCGGGCGGAGCAGGTTCCGGAGGTGACGTCCGAGTTCATGGAGACGCCCAGCCCGCTGACCCCCCTCGGGGTCAAGGGACTCGGGGAGGCGGGGACCATCGGGATGCCTGCCGCGGTGGCGAACGCGGTGATGGACGCGCTGGGGCCGCTGGGGGTACGGCACCTGGACTTCCCCTTCCGGCCGGAGCGGGTGTGGCGGGCCATCCGGGAGCGTGCGACACGGACCTAGGCAGGGTGTGGAGCTGGATGTCGCTTGAGGAGCACGGCCGTGGGTGAAGGGTTGCAGATCGAGGGGCTTTCCCTGCGGTTCGGAGACCTCCTCGTGCTGGACCGCGTGGATCTAGAGGTGGGAGAAGGAGAGTTCGTTTGCCTGGTGGGGCCGAGTGGTTGTGGAAAGTCTACCCTTCTCAACGTGGTGGCGGGGTTTGGACTCCCCGGGAATCCGGAGATCGAAGGGACGGTGCGGTGGCAGGGCCGGGTGATCCGGAGCCACCGGGATTGGAAGGGGGAGTTGGGCTACGTGTTCCAGCGGGACAACCTCCTTCCCTGGTACACCTTGGAGCAGAACGTCCTGGTGAGCCTGCGCGTGCGGCAGGTGCCGCCGCACGAGGCGATCCGCCGGGCGCGCCAGGAGATTACCCGGGTCGGGCTGAGCGGCTTTGAACGACATTTTCCGCACCAGCTGTCCGGAGGGATGCGGCAGCGGGCGTCGTTGGCCCGCACCCTGGTGTACGGCCCGAAAGTGATGCTGATGGACGAGCCCTTTGGAGCCTTGGACGCCCACACCCGGATGCACCTCCAGCGGGAGCTCACAGGCCTTTGGACGGAGCATCGGGCCACCATACTCTTTGTCACCCACGACCTCTCCGAGGCCATCGTTCTCGGACAGCGGGTCGTGGTGCTTTCCAACCGGCCCGGCCGGGTCACGGCGGAGTACTCCGTGCCCTTCCCGTATCCACGGGATCCGGTGGACCTCCAGGGACGGAAGGAGTTCGCCATGCTGCAGGCGGAGGTGTGGTCACGCCTCGCAGAGGAATTCCGGCGCGCGGACCAGCACCTCCTTCGGGAGGGTGTTCTGTGAACCTGGCGCTCTCTCCATCCCGGCGGGCCCGGGTCGGGGTGTACCGGGGCGGGGCAAGGATCCTGGCCCTGCGGGCCGGGTTCGTGGCAACAATGCTCTTGGCCTGGGCCTCGGTGAGCGGGGATCTGGTGCCGGGTTGGCGGGCCATGCCCCGTGCCCTCCTGCCGTCCCCCGGGGAGGTTTTGAAGGCCCTGTGGGCGTACGCGCAGAGCGGGGATCTAGCGGCCGACGCCTTCTACACCCTTTCGGAGGCGACGGGGGGCCTGGCCTTGGCCATCGTCATCGGGATCGCGGTGGGGGTGCTGTTCGCCTACGTGCGGCTGCTGGGCCAGGCGGCAGAGCCCCTGATGGTGGCCCTGAACGCCATGCCCCGGTACGCGCTCGCGCCCCTGTTCGTGATTTGGTTCGGGCTTGGGATGGCGTCCAAGGTTGCCCTGGTGTTCTTCGCGGTGTTCTTCGTGGTGTTCTTCAACGTGTACCAGGGGGTACAGACGATCGACCGCAACTGGGTGCGGGGAATTGAGGTGATGGGCGGGGGACCACGGGAGATCGCCCGCTACGTGATCCTGCCGTACGTGGTGAGCTGGGTGGTGGCGGCCCTGCGGACCTCCATCGGGGTGTCTCTGGGGGTGGCGGTGGTGGGCGAGTTCGTGGGGTCCGTGCAGGGCCTCGGCTACCGGATGGTGATCTCCGTGGGCGTGCTGGACACGCCCCGTACCTTCGCCATCGTGTTGATCCTGGCCGCGGTCGGGTATAGCATCGTGAGCCTGGCGACTGCCGTAGAGCGAAGGCTCCTGCGGTGGCAGCGGGAGGCTTGACCGGGAGGAGAGGTCATGCGGAGATCGGAATTGCTGGTTCTGATTGGGTTGCTGGTGGGTCTGGTAAGCGTGTCCCCCGGGATTGCACAACAGGGGCCCGTGCAGCTGGACCTCCCCGTGGTCGCTGCCGTGGAGCCTGCGTTGCCCGTTTTGGTGGCGGAAGCGGCAGGGTACTTCCGTGGGGAGGGGGTGGAGGTCGGACGGATTCTTCTGTCCGGCGGTGTGGCGATCCGCAACCTCCTCATCGGTGGCCGTACGTCTTTCGGGGTCATCGGAACGGAGCACATTCCCCTCGCGCGACTCGCGGGCGCTCCCCTGAAGGGGATCGCTCCCGTCTACGACCGGCTGCACGTCACCCTCATCGTCCGCTCGGCCCTGCGGAGGCAGGTGAGGCGCGTGGAGGACCTAAAGGGCCGGACCGTGGGCGTTACGGCACCGGGCTCCTTTACGTGGTCCATCGCGGTGACATTCTTGAAGAAGGCGGGACTGGAGCCGGAGCGGGATGTCCGGCTGTTGCCGGTTGGGACCGACGCAAGCGTGATGTATACCGCCCTACAGACGGGACGAGTGGACGCCTTGGCCTTCAGCGAGCCCGTGCTGAGCCGAGTGGAGGTAGACGGGGTGGGCTTCATGCTGGTGAACATCTTCGATCCTTACGTGCTCAGGCGGTGGATGGGTACCGATCTGCTTCTGGTGGGCGTCCTGGCGACCACGGAGAGCGTGATCCGCAGCCAGCCGGAGGTGGTGGCGGCCATGGTGCGGGCCGTTCAGAAGGGGCTGGCGTACATCCGGAGTCACTCCTCCCAGGAGATCGTGCAGCTGGTGGTCAGGGACCCCAAGACGGCTCAACTCTTCCAGGGCGTGGCTCCGGAGCTGGCGGTGAAGATGATCAACCGGATCCGACACGGGTATGGGACAGGGTGCTTGAGCCGGACAGGATACGAAGCCGAGTTGCGCCGCATGATGGACACGGGGGTCATCAAGCAACCCGTGCCCTTCGAGGAGGCCCTGGAGCCCCGGTGGGCGGGGGTGTGCGCCCGGTGATGGAACCCTCTCTCACGCTGACCCTGGCCGCGGGCCCCTACGACCGTCTGGAGCCCCTCCGAGACGGTACCGTGAGGCCGGAGGGAATGCGGCTTGTGTACGTCCCTGTGGAGGAACCTCCAGAGGCGTTCCTACGGGGGCTCGCGGGGGAGTTCGACGCCTTCGAGCTCAGCTGCTCCCTGTACCTCTCCCGGCGGGCGGAAGGGGATTTTCCCTTCGTGGCCCTGCCGGTCTTCCCTTCCCGCATGTTCCGGCACGGGTACGTCTTCGTCCGGGAAGGGAGGGGGATCGAGCACCCGAAGGATCTGGAAGGGAGAAGGGTGGGCGTTCCGGAGTTCACGCAGACGGCCCTGGTCTGGATCCGGGGAATCCTGCAGGAGGAGTACGGGGTGGATCTTCGGTCCATTACGTGGGTGGTAGGGGAGGCGAACCGACCTGGGCACCGGCCGGCGGTCATTTCCGGCCGGCCCCGGGGGGAGGGGTGGAAGTTGGAGCCCGCTCCGGAGGGCTACAGCCTGGACCGGATGTTGGTGGAAGGGCTGTTGGATGCGTACATGGGGGCGGTGCGCCCTCGCTCCTTCGGAGTGGATCCCCGCATCCGTCGGCTCTTCCCGAACTACCGGGAGGTGGAGCGGGCGTACTACCGCCGCACGGGGATTTTCCCCATCATGCACACGGTGGTGGTGCGGGAGGAATTGCTCCGCCAGCACCCTTGGGTGGCCACGAGCCTCTATCGGGCCTTCTGTCGGGCGAAGGAGGTGGCGTTCGAGCGCATGGCCTACAGCCCCGCGCTGCGCTATAGCCTGCCCTGGCTGCACGCGGACCTGGAGGAGCTCCAGGAACTCTTTGGGGCGGATCCCTGGCCGTACGGAATCGAGCCGAACCGGAAGGTTCTGGAGACACTGCTCCGGTACCTCCAGGAGCAGGGGCTGTTGGCCCGGCCGATGCCTCTCGAGGAGGCATTTGCCCCTGTCCACGTCTTCGAAGGGCAATAGGGAGGAAGGCGATGGGGAGCGCAGGACCCCGGAATCTGCAGGAGATCCTGGAGCAGGTCCCCAACATCACGGACTATCTGTACAACAACCGGACGGGAGCGCGAGCCTTCCCCGTCGTCCCCGCGGAGTTCACCAACTGGCGGGACGAGCAACATGCGTGGCGGGAGACGGTGGCGCTCCTGGATCTCTCGTACCACATGTCGGACCTGTACGTGTACGGACCCGATGCCCTCCCGCTCCTGAACTTCCTCGGCATAAACAGCTTCCGGGGATTTGAGCCCGGACAGGCCAAGCAGCTGGTGGTGTGCTCCCCGGAGGGGTATGTGATCGGGGACGCGGTGCTCTTCTACCTAGAGCCAGAGGTCTTCCAGCTGGTGGGGCGTCCCTCCGCGCTCAACTGGGTGCAGTACCACGGGGAGACCGGCGGCTACCGTGTGCGCTTTGAGCGGGACGAGTGGTCCCTGGTGGATCCCCATCGGCCCCGCCGGGTGTATCGGTTTCAGCTGCAGGGACCTCTTGCCCCGGCCCTGCTGGAGGCGCTGAACGGGGGCCCCCTTCCGGACGTGAAGTTCTTCCACATGGCTTGGCTCCAAATCCGGGGACGCCGGGCACGGTTCCTGCACCACGGCATGGCGGGCGTGGCGGGTGGGGAGATCTTCGGCCCGTGGGAGGATCGGGAGGCGGTGCGGGAGGCCATCCTGGAGGCAGGGGAGGCGTTCGGGCTGCGGCAAGTGGGCTCTCGGGCGTACGCCACGAACACATTGGAATCCGGATGGATCTCCGGAGTCTTGCCTGCCATCTACACGAGCCCTGCCCTGAGGGCGTACCGGGAGTGGCTCCCGGCCACGAGCTATGAGGCGACGGGATCCTTGGGCGGGAGCTTCTACTCCCCCAACATCGAGGACTACTACCTCACCCCCTGGGATCTGGGCTACGGACACATCCTGAAATTCGACCACGACTTCATCGGGCGGGAGGCTTTGGAGCGGAAGGTGGGAGAGCCTCACCGCCAGAAGGTGACCCTGGTGTGGCACCCGGAGGACGTCACGGGAGTGTTCCGTGACCTCTTCACGAAGCCCAAGGGCGAGCGGGCCAAGTACATGGATCTGCCCGTGCCCCGGTACTGCATGTGGCCGTACGATAAGGTGCTGAATCGAAAGGGGGAGTGCGTCGGGTTCTCCACCTCGTGCGGGTACAGCTCCAATGAGGGGGCCATGCTGTCCCTGGCCATGGTGGAGGAGGCGTACCGCGCGCCGGGAACAGAGGTCATCGTGGTGTGGGGGGAGCCGGACGGTGGGTCCCGCAAGCCCAGCGTGGAGCGGCACGTGCAGGTGGAGATCCGGGCCACGGTAGGGCCGGTGCCCTACTCCCAGGCGGCCCGGGAATACCGGACCCTGGTGCGCGGCCGGAGATGAGGATGGGGGAGCGCGGGCCGGAGTACGGGTCGGACCTGATCGTGGAGCTGATGCGCCGGTGCGGGATCGAGTATGCAGCCCTCAACCCGGGAGCGACCTTCCGGGGGATCCATGATTCCATCGTGAACTACGCGGGCAACCGTTCCCCAGAGCTGATCCTCTGTACGCACGAGGAGATCGCGGTGGCCGTGGCCCACGGGTATGCCAAAGCGAAGCATAGGCCCATGGTGGCTCTGGTCCACGACGTGGTGGGACTCCAGCACGCCAGCATGGCCATCTTCAACGCATGGTGTGATCGGGAGCCTGTGTTGGTCATCGGGGGAACAGGTCCCTTGGATGCCACGCAGCGGCGCCCCTGGATCGACTGGGTACACACCGCCCACGTGCAGGCCAACCTGGTCCGGGACTACGTGAAGTGGGACGACCAACCCGCGAGCCTGCGGGCCATTCCCGCCTCCTTCTACCGGGCATACCGCCTGGCCATCCAGGAGCCCAGGGGTCCAGTATACCTGTGCTACGACGTGGCGTTACAGGAGGCGCGGTTAGAGGAGCCGGTGGAGATCCCGGACCCGGAATCGTACCTCCGGGTGACGCGCCTGGCACCGGAGGAGGAAGCCCTGGACCAGGTGGCCCGGTGGCTGGTGGAGAGCTCGTTCCCGGTTCTCCTGGCGGATCGGGTGGGACGGGACCCCCAAGCGATCCCGCACCTGGTGGAGCTCGCAGAGGAGGTCGGGGCGGCGGTGGTGGACACGGGACGCCGGCACAACTTCCCTTCCTCCCACCCGCTCGATGTGAGCGATGCGAGGGAGGAGGTTCTGGCCCAGGCAGACCTGGTGGTGGCCCTGGAGGTGTACGACCTCTTCGGGGCCCTTCGCGCGCCTGTGCATCCCCGATCCCGGGAGAGCCGGAGCCTGGTGGCCCCGACCGCCCGGATCGTCCACATCACCCTGGGAGACCTGCATGCGCGGGGATGGGTGCACGACATCAACGAACCGCAGCCCACGACGCTCACCGTCCTTGCGGACACCACGGTGACGCTTCCGCTCCTGGTTGAGCGGGTGCGAAGGCGGTTGAGACGGTCGGAAGCCGGCAGAGGGGCCCGGGAGCAGCGCCGTCGGTATCTGGAGGATCTGCACACGTCCTTACAGCAGGGGGTCCGGCGCGGGTTGGAGGAGCGCTGGGGGGAGCGGCCCGTTTCCCCGCCTCGTCTCGCGTACGAGGTCTGGCAGGCCATCCGCGGGATCCCTTGGCAGCTGGCGAATGGCTGGCTGGGAGGGTGGCCCCGGCGGCTGTGGGTCTTCGAGGAACCCGATTGCTTCCTGGGGCACAACGAAGGGGCAGGGCTCGGGTACGGCATGGGAGTCTCCATCGGCGCCTGCCTGGCGCATCGGAGTACGGAGCGTCTCGTGGTGAACCTTCAGTCCGAGGGAGATTTCCTGTACACGCCTGGAGCCCTGTACACCGCGAGCGCTTACCGATTGCCCTTGTTGATCGTCCTGGTGAACAACCGTTCGTACTACAACGATGAGGAGCACCAAGCGGAGGTGGCCCGCCTTCGGGGACGGCCTGTGGAGAACCGGGGGATCGGGACGCGTCTGGATCACCCGGACGTGGACTACCGGAAACTGGCGGAGTCCTTCGGCGTGTACGCGGAAGGGCGGGTGGAGGACCCCACGGCCCTTCCGGAAGCGCTCCGAAGGGCCGTCACGGTCTGCATGGAGGAGCGGTGTCCTGCGCTGGTGGAGGTCCTGTGCGCCCCCCGATAGGCAGGGCACGGAGGGAGGGCTCTCTGAGGGACGTGGTCCGGGGCCGCAGGAGGAGGTACGATTCCGGGGAGGAAGGAGGGGGAGTCATGGAGATCCGGCGGGTGGGGCACATCGGCCTCTATGCCCGGAACCTGGATGCGGGCACCCGGTGGTACCAGGAGATCCTGGGGTTGGAGGTCACGGAGCGCGCGGACGGAGCCGCATACCTCAGCTGTGATGCCACTCACCACGGGCTGATCCTGTACGAGGGGAATCCTCCGGGGGCGCACCACTTCGGGTTCGAAGCTCCAAACGAGCGGGCGGTGGAGCAGGCGGCCCAGGAGCTCCGGAGCGCAGGGGTGGAGACCGTGGAGGTGACGGTCCCGGGGCAGGGCCTGACCATCGCGTTCCAGGATCCGGAGGGATATCCCGTCTGGATCTACTGCGGCATGCGGAGACGGTACGACGGGACACGGTTCCCCGTGTGGGCGCCCCGGAAGTTCGGGCACATCACCGCGAAGGTGACGGACATCCGCGGGCAGGTGGCGTTCTACGAGAAGGTGCTGGGGTTCCGGGTCTCCGACTGGATGGCCTCCGTGATGGTGTGGATGCGCTGCAGTCCGGACCATCACGGCGTGGCGTGGATCCAGGCCGACCGGGCGAATCTGCACCACCTGGCCTGGGAGGTCCAGGACTGGAGCGCGCTGCGGGCCCTGGCGGACCACATGCTGAACCATGGCGTCCGGCTCCTGTACGGACCCGGTCGGCACGGCCCCGGCTTCAACCTGTTCCTGTACGTCCGCAACCCGGATGGGGTCCTCAACGAGCTCTTCGCGGACATGCTCCAGATCTGGAACGACGACGAGTACACGCCGCTCGTCTGGGAGGACCGCCCCGAGACCATCAACCAGTGGGGGCCGGCCCCACCCCCGGAGTTCCTGGAGTAGCCCGGTTTCACGAGGGCGCGGGGCCGGATGCGGCGGAGGATCTTGCGGAATCCATGGCGTACAGTTCCGGTCCAGATTCCATCTCGCGAATGTGAGGAGGGTTGCATGCGGCTGGTGACCTTTCAGAGCCCCCTGGGGCCGCGCCTGGGGATCGTGGAGGGGTCGGAGGTGGTAGACGCGAACGCCGCGTATGCCGCCTACTTGCGTGCACGGGGCGCTTCGGACGCGGTGGAGCGGGCTGGCTGGGAGGTCCCGCCGCGGGCCCGGGATTTCCTCGCCCGGTGGCCGGAGTCCGCGGAGCGGGTTCGTCCCGCGGTGGAGTATGCCCTCACCCACCGGGATCCGTGGACCGTGCTTCCGCTGGAAGGGGTGCGCCTGTTGCCGCCCATCCCGGACCCGGGGAAGGTGATCTGCCTCGGCCTGAACTACCGCGACCACGCGGAGGAGGCCCGGCAGCCCCTCCCGAAGGTCCCGGTGCTGTTCTGCAAGTTCCCTACGAGCCTGATCGGGCATGGGGATCCCATCCCCATCACCCGGCTGAGCGATCAGGTGGACTACGAAGCGGAGCTGGTGGTGGTGCTGGGCCGGGCGGGCCGGTACGTCTCCGAGGCAGACGCCATGCGGTACGTGGCCGGCTACAGCCTCCTCAACGACGTCAGCGTGCGGGACTACCAGCGGGCGGTGAGCCAGTGGACCGCGGGCAAGAATTTCTACCGCTCCACGCCTTTCGGGCCGTGGATCGTCACCGCGGACGAGATCCCGGACCCGCACGATCTCGAGCTGGAGCTCCAGCTGAACGGGGAGACGATGCAGCGGAGCCGGACCTCGGAGATGATCTTCTCCGTTCCCCAGATCGTCTCCTTCGTCTCTCAGACCTGTGGGATTGAGCCCGGGGATGTCATCGCCACGGGAACGCCTGCGGGGGTGGGGTTCGTCCGCACCCCCCCGGTGTTCCTGCGTCCTGGGGATCGGGTGGTGGTGCGGGCCTCTGGAATCGGGGAACTGGTGAATCCGGTCATCCGGGAAGACGGACTCGCCTGAGGAGGGAAGGATGCACGGAATTCCCGTTTACCCGGACCATCCCCTCCGCGGGAAGGTCCGGATGCCCTATGCCCCTGCGGTGGTGGTCCCGCCGGGGGCGGCCCTCGTGGTGATCTCGGGGTGCCATGCCTCCCCCGTTTACCACCACCACCCCCACATCCCCGAGGAGCACGTGCTGCCGCCTTCCATGCGGGAGCAGGCCCGCCGGGCCTTCGAGAACGTCCAGCTCTCGCTTTCGGCCCTGGGGCTTAGCTGGCGGCACGTGGTCAAGGTCACGCGGTTCCTCACGGACATCCGGGAGCAGGACGAGCTCAACGAGGTGCAGCGGGAGTTCCTGAAAGACCACGCCGTGGCCAGCACCACGGTCCAGGTCTCCTCCCTGGTGATCCCCGAGGCCCGGGTGGAGATCGAGGTGCTGGCCGCAGGACCCCCGGAGGTCGTGGAGCGGGCGCGGGCCCTCGCTGTTCCTCTCGGCTAGGGGGCGGATCGTGTGCTGGAGCTTTGCTTCCTGTGTGCCGTACCCCCGGATCCACGCGGCTGCGCCGCCCGCGTCCTCTGAGCCGGAGACCCTGAATCGCGTGCGGGAGGAGGCCACGGAGGGGATGATCGACTTCCACGTGCACACCCTCCCGGACACCTTCGACCGCACCGTGGACGCGGTGGAGGCCACCCGAACCGCCCGCGCGCTCGGCATGCGGGCCGTGGTGCTCAAGGGCGGGGCCTTCGAGACGGTGACCCGCGCGGCGCAGGCCAACGCGGAGGTGGGCGGGGGCATCCGGGCGTTCGGGGGCGTGGTCCTCAACTGGCCCATGGGCGGCCTGAACCCCGCGGCCGTGGAGGCCATGGTGGCCTTCCGGGGCGGCGGCGCGGAAGGGATCGGGAAGGTGGTGTGGATGCCCAGCATCCACGCCCGCAACCACCACGAGCGGTTCGGAATCCCCAAGCCGGGCGTGGAGGTCTTCGACGGCACCCGGCTTTTGCCCGCGGCCCGGGAGATCCTGGCTTTGTGTGCGGAGTACGACCTCGTGCTCCAGACCGGGCACCTCTCCCCGCAGGAGGCCCTCGCCCTCATCCGGGAGGCCCGGGCCATGGGCGTGGAGCGCATCGTGTGCACCCATGCGGACTACGATCCCATCAACATGACCCTGGAGGAACAGCGGGAGGCGGCGCGGCTGGGGGCCTATATCGAGCACGCGTACTGTGGGGTCTTCCTCGGGCCGGATTCCCCCGCGGAGCGCTTCCGGGCCTGGCGAGGGGTCTCCGTGGAGCAGATGGCCGCGGCCATCAAGGCGGTGGGGGCTGAGCGCTGCATCCTCTCAAGCGACCTCGGCGCCTCCCCCCTCCCTCGGCCCGCGGAGGGATATTTGGCCTTCGTGCGCCAGCTCCGGGCCCTGGGGATCACCGACCGCGAACTGGACTGGATGGGACGCCGGAACCCCGCGGCCCTTTTGGGGCTGTGAGGGCAGGTGGAGCATCTGGAGGGGGGACGAACATGGAGACGCGGCACGGGGTCGGGCAGACCTTTTCCAGGAGGGAGTTCCTGCGGTTCGGATTCCTTGCGGGCGTGGCGTCCGTCGGGCGGTGGGACGCGACCCGGACGGCAGGCTCCCGCGGGGAGGCCCGGGGGCAGCGGGTCCCCGCTCCTCGGGATCTCCTCCTGTTCAACGGGAGGATCTACA
Encoded proteins:
- a CDS encoding VOC family protein, with the protein product MEIRRVGHIGLYARNLDAGTRWYQEILGLEVTERADGAAYLSCDATHHGLILYEGNPPGAHHFGFEAPNERAVEQAAQELRSAGVETVEVTVPGQGLTIAFQDPEGYPVWIYCGMRRRYDGTRFPVWAPRKFGHITAKVTDIRGQVAFYEKVLGFRVSDWMASVMVWMRCSPDHHGVAWIQADRANLHHLAWEVQDWSALRALADHMLNHGVRLLYGPGRHGPGFNLFLYVRNPDGVLNELFADMLQIWNDDEYTPLVWEDRPETINQWGPAPPPEFLE
- a CDS encoding fumarylacetoacetate hydrolase family protein, whose product is MRLVTFQSPLGPRLGIVEGSEVVDANAAYAAYLRARGASDAVERAGWEVPPRARDFLARWPESAERVRPAVEYALTHRDPWTVLPLEGVRLLPPIPDPGKVICLGLNYRDHAEEARQPLPKVPVLFCKFPTSLIGHGDPIPITRLSDQVDYEAELVVVLGRAGRYVSEADAMRYVAGYSLLNDVSVRDYQRAVSQWTAGKNFYRSTPFGPWIVTADEIPDPHDLELELQLNGETMQRSRTSEMIFSVPQIVSFVSQTCGIEPGDVIATGTPAGVGFVRTPPVFLRPGDRVVVRASGIGELVNPVIREDGLA
- a CDS encoding Rid family hydrolase; this translates as MHGIPVYPDHPLRGKVRMPYAPAVVVPPGAALVVISGCHASPVYHHHPHIPEEHVLPPSMREQARRAFENVQLSLSALGLSWRHVVKVTRFLTDIREQDELNEVQREFLKDHAVASTTVQVSSLVIPEARVEIEVLAAGPPEVVERARALAVPLG
- a CDS encoding DUF6282 family protein, with the translated sequence MPYPRIHAAAPPASSEPETLNRVREEATEGMIDFHVHTLPDTFDRTVDAVEATRTARALGMRAVVLKGGAFETVTRAAQANAEVGGGIRAFGGVVLNWPMGGLNPAAVEAMVAFRGGGAEGIGKVVWMPSIHARNHHERFGIPKPGVEVFDGTRLLPAAREILALCAEYDLVLQTGHLSPQEALALIREARAMGVERIVCTHADYDPINMTLEEQREAARLGAYIEHAYCGVFLGPDSPAERFRAWRGVSVEQMAAAIKAVGAERCILSSDLGASPLPRPAEGYLAFVRQLRALGITDRELDWMGRRNPAALLGL